The stretch of DNA AAGGCTACCAATAAATATGATTTTAGGTGGTTTACCTTGTGGTAAGGAATTTAGCGCTATATGTGTACGTGTTGAAGAAAGTAATAATGAATGTTGTAATAGCATCACTAATAAGCCAGGGAATGTGATCGCGGCAAAACTAATACCTGGATTAAATAACGGATCTGTCTGGCTTTTTATCGGTGAAAGTGCGACATTAATTTGTACTGGAGTAAAGCCACTATTACGCATAATATTGGTATTATAGTTTGTTAATACCTGCTGATAAATGGATTTTAGATCCTGTTGAATTTGACCATTTGCTAACCGACTTGAAGCATCGCCATAGGCAGGAATAACGACATTTTCACCATTAAATAATCGCTTTTCATAATTCCTTGGGATCGTAATGACGGCAAATAGTTTTCGGGCATTAATATCATCATAAGCATCTAATGAACTTTCATAAGTGGTGATATTTACTTTTGCACTCGTTGCAAGCTCTCTAATTAATTGACGACTTGAGGCGGAGTGATCAAGATCAATAACGGCAACCGGTAAATTAATTACACTACCATTACTATAAACTAAGCTCATTAAACTAACCGAAACAAGTAAGAATAACCATTTAGGTATAGTCAAAAATCGTAATGTAATTCTAACAAAAGCAGCCCAATACATTTTAAACATTATATGACCTCCTCCTTGTTTAAGCGTCTTACTAAACGTTTTCTTACAAGTAAAGTAATAATGATTGGGTAGATCATTAAAATTAGACATGTCTTAATAACAGAGAAAAAATTAGTATGTCTTATAAATAGGTCGAAAAGAGTGTTTAATGCATAGGTCAATGGCTCAATAGATGAAATAGCTCTTG from Orbaceae bacterium lpD04 encodes:
- a CDS encoding ABC transporter permease, yielding MFKMYWAAFVRITLRFLTIPKWLFLLVSVSLMSLVYSNGSVINLPVAVIDLDHSASSRQLIRELATSAKVNITTYESSLDAYDDINARKLFAVITIPRNYEKRLFNGENVVIPAYGDASSRLANGQIQQDLKSIYQQVLTNYNTNIMRNSGFTPVQINVALSPIKSQTDPLFNPGISFAAITFPGLLVMLLQHSLLLSSTRTHIALNSLPQGKPPKIIFIGSLSALLPIWLFLSIVLFGLWPWILGYRQLATLPQILLMTLPFLFAVMGLAKLLTECLRSVEMIYLTLAFLTTPVFYLSGTVWPLHAMPFWVQCVSKLLPSTWAVNMIASVNQMGLSISDNIFNLFMLMVLGIFYFSVGIFISALREGRIRQILGYRHVIRQKLTR